Proteins encoded by one window of Microcebus murinus isolate Inina chromosome 2, M.murinus_Inina_mat1.0, whole genome shotgun sequence:
- the LOC109729221 gene encoding glutathione S-transferase Mu 2 isoform X2 → MPMTLGYWDIRGLAHAIRLLLEYTDSSYEEKTYTMGDAPDYDRSQWLNEKFKLGLDFPNLPYLIDGAIKITQSNAILRYIARKHNLCGETEEEKIRVDILENQAMDTRMQMAMVCYSPDFEKLKPQYLEGLPEKMKLYSQFLGTRPWFAGDKITFADFCVYDVLERNQIFEPKCLDAFPNLKKISAYMKSGRYLPTPVYTKVAFWGNK, encoded by the exons ATGCCGATGACGCTGGGTTACTGGGACATCCGCGGG CTGGCTCACGCCATCCGCCTGCTCCTGGAATACACAGACTCGAGCTATGAAGAAAAGACATACACGATGGGGGACG CTCCTGACTATGACAGAAGCCAGTGGCTGAATGAAAAATTCAAGCTGGGCCTGGACTTTCCCAAC CTGCCCTACTTAATTGATGGGGCCATCAAGATCACCCAGAGCAACGCCATCCTGCGCTACATTGCCCGCAAGCACAACCTGT gtggggagacagaagaggagaagattCGTGTGGACATTTTGGAGAACCAGGCTATGGATACCCGCATGCAGATGGCCATGGTCTGCTACAGCCCTGACTTT GAGAAACTGAAGCCCCAGTACTTGGAGGGCCTCCCTGAAAAGATGAAGCTGTACTCACAGTTCCTGGGGACACGGCCCTGGTTTGCAGGGGACAAG ATCACCTTTGCGGATTTCTGTGTTTACGATGTCCTTGAGAGGAACCAAATATTTGAGCCCAAGTGCCTGGACGCATTCCCCAAC CTGAAGAAGATCTCTGCCTACATGAAGTCTGGCCGCTACCTCCCAACGCCTGTGTACACAAAGGTGGCCTTCTGGGG
- the LOC109729221 gene encoding glutathione S-transferase Mu 2 isoform X1 has protein sequence MPMTLGYWDIRGLAHAIRLLLEYTDSSYEEKTYTMGDAPDYDRSQWLNEKFKLGLDFPNLPYLIDGAIKITQSNAILRYIARKHNLCGETEEEKIRVDILENQAMDTRMQMAMVCYSPDFEKLKPQYLEGLPEKMKLYSQFLGTRPWFAGDKITFADFCVYDVLERNQIFEPKCLDAFPNLKDFMARFQGLKKISAYMKSGRYLPTPVYTKVAFWGNK, from the exons ATGCCGATGACGCTGGGTTACTGGGACATCCGCGGG CTGGCTCACGCCATCCGCCTGCTCCTGGAATACACAGACTCGAGCTATGAAGAAAAGACATACACGATGGGGGACG CTCCTGACTATGACAGAAGCCAGTGGCTGAATGAAAAATTCAAGCTGGGCCTGGACTTTCCCAAC CTGCCCTACTTAATTGATGGGGCCATCAAGATCACCCAGAGCAACGCCATCCTGCGCTACATTGCCCGCAAGCACAACCTGT gtggggagacagaagaggagaagattCGTGTGGACATTTTGGAGAACCAGGCTATGGATACCCGCATGCAGATGGCCATGGTCTGCTACAGCCCTGACTTT GAGAAACTGAAGCCCCAGTACTTGGAGGGCCTCCCTGAAAAGATGAAGCTGTACTCACAGTTCCTGGGGACACGGCCCTGGTTTGCAGGGGACAAG ATCACCTTTGCGGATTTCTGTGTTTACGATGTCCTTGAGAGGAACCAAATATTTGAGCCCAAGTGCCTGGACGCATTCCCCAACCTGAAGGACTTCATGGCCCGTTTTCAG GGCCTGAAGAAGATCTCTGCCTACATGAAGTCTGGCCGCTACCTCCCAACGCCTGTGTACACAAAGGTGGCCTTCTGGGG